One Gordonia sp. SID5947 genomic region harbors:
- a CDS encoding AAA family ATPase, with translation MSADDVDTDCRGDSRRLVGRADVVAHIREVLTTIVGGASGSLAVVGEPGIGKTEILTTAAVLGDSRRLCVLRASGVEFETGIDFATLQELLLPVVDRPDAIGQSWVATLRVALGLHDGAIPDVATVLRATTSLIGELADEAPVLIVVDDLHWADAASHAIIDGLVDLELPRVAIITASRYRAAASSGTMRIGPLDEIVAATLLDALCPTLSPVVRTRLLAEAQGNPLALVELTSALAADQLSGDRPLPQVLPLTHRLRDAFAPRIVMLGAEARLLLLLHVLQPTAVLGDLVVALGDGLATRAITDAVDAGVLVISGPGVDARISLSHPLFGPALLADSTPQERTNAHRRLGRLLAVDIREVSPLDRGTPDGPDESLASDLERSAEATFQEGDWTGALTLLTRAAALTPAPIDRVRRLARAAYIAAGTDPSVALGLIDEIRGVDPGFTQSLTAAAAAATVIASGHDGDIDMAHQILSRAIDGYAHRTDPTDEALIEAIGELRWVCWLGGRGELWPAYYRALDRLTPRPPIVTDLASRTSLDPARTTATTLREVDELIGGVHAETDPVQVIQIAEMAVTFDRLPDCGDALDRIVDAGEHRGPILPAIWALLMIARDARHRGAWQVCIDAVDRARRLANGGDYNLLLWAADYEMAWLAAARGDQASTATLTDAMAAWAIPRRATTVIACVEHVETIAAAGRGDAEGVLAHATSINPVGEFTAHAWMAISVALDVVDAAVRLRRPDLARAHVDAMDRIEYGRLSPRMAMIHLVARALVADDENARMLYRQALSVPGAATWRFDHARAQLMFGAHLRRHHEAVASRPLLTEALTTFDDLEARPWSARARTELAASGPAECW, from the coding sequence TTGTCCGCAGATGATGTCGACACGGATTGCCGCGGCGACTCACGCAGGCTCGTCGGACGCGCGGACGTCGTGGCCCACATCCGCGAGGTGTTGACCACCATCGTCGGCGGCGCGAGCGGATCGCTCGCCGTCGTCGGGGAACCCGGGATCGGGAAGACCGAGATCCTCACCACCGCAGCCGTCCTCGGCGACTCACGGCGATTGTGCGTGTTGCGCGCGAGCGGTGTCGAGTTCGAGACCGGCATCGATTTCGCCACCCTGCAGGAGTTGCTGCTTCCCGTCGTCGACCGCCCGGATGCGATCGGTCAGAGCTGGGTTGCGACCTTGCGCGTGGCGCTCGGCCTCCACGACGGCGCGATCCCCGACGTCGCCACCGTGCTCCGAGCCACGACGAGCCTGATAGGCGAACTTGCCGACGAGGCGCCGGTCCTGATCGTCGTGGACGACCTGCACTGGGCCGATGCGGCAAGTCACGCGATCATCGACGGCCTGGTCGATCTCGAACTCCCCCGGGTCGCCATCATCACGGCCTCGCGGTACCGGGCAGCCGCGAGCAGCGGGACGATGCGGATCGGACCGCTCGACGAGATCGTAGCGGCAACCCTCCTCGACGCGCTGTGCCCGACGCTCTCGCCGGTGGTGCGAACGAGGCTCCTGGCCGAGGCACAGGGCAACCCGCTTGCGCTCGTGGAACTGACCTCGGCTCTGGCTGCCGACCAACTGTCGGGTGACAGGCCGCTGCCGCAGGTCCTCCCGCTGACTCATCGACTGCGGGATGCGTTCGCCCCGCGGATCGTCATGCTCGGCGCCGAGGCCCGGCTTCTTCTCCTCCTGCACGTTCTCCAGCCGACCGCAGTGCTGGGCGACCTCGTCGTGGCGCTCGGTGACGGGTTGGCGACCCGCGCCATCACCGACGCCGTCGATGCCGGCGTGCTGGTCATCTCCGGGCCCGGTGTGGACGCCCGGATCAGCCTGTCGCATCCGCTGTTCGGGCCCGCGTTGCTCGCCGACTCGACGCCGCAGGAGAGGACGAATGCGCACCGTCGGCTCGGAAGGCTGCTCGCCGTCGACATCCGCGAGGTGAGCCCACTGGACCGCGGCACACCGGATGGCCCCGACGAATCGCTCGCCTCGGACCTCGAACGATCGGCAGAGGCCACCTTCCAGGAGGGGGACTGGACGGGTGCGCTCACCCTTCTCACACGTGCCGCGGCGTTGACTCCGGCACCGATCGACCGCGTCCGAAGGCTCGCGCGCGCCGCGTATATCGCGGCCGGGACCGATCCGTCCGTGGCGCTCGGGCTGATCGACGAGATCCGCGGCGTCGACCCGGGGTTCACCCAGTCGCTGACCGCCGCGGCCGCAGCGGCGACCGTGATCGCCAGCGGTCATGACGGCGACATCGACATGGCGCACCAGATCCTCTCGCGTGCGATCGACGGATACGCTCACCGCACGGACCCGACCGACGAGGCGCTGATCGAGGCGATCGGTGAATTGCGTTGGGTCTGTTGGCTCGGTGGCCGGGGGGAGTTGTGGCCGGCGTACTACCGGGCTCTTGATCGGCTGACGCCACGGCCCCCGATCGTCACCGACCTCGCGAGCCGAACCTCGCTCGATCCCGCGCGCACCACGGCGACGACGTTGCGTGAGGTCGACGAGCTGATCGGCGGGGTGCACGCCGAAACGGACCCGGTTCAGGTCATCCAGATCGCCGAGATGGCGGTGACCTTCGACCGACTTCCCGACTGCGGCGACGCACTCGACCGAATTGTCGATGCAGGCGAACATCGCGGTCCGATCCTCCCCGCGATCTGGGCGTTGCTCATGATCGCACGCGATGCGCGCCACCGTGGAGCGTGGCAAGTCTGCATCGACGCCGTCGACCGTGCGCGACGGCTGGCCAACGGGGGTGACTACAACCTGCTGCTCTGGGCCGCCGACTACGAGATGGCGTGGCTCGCGGCGGCGCGGGGAGACCAAGCGTCGACGGCGACCCTCACCGATGCGATGGCGGCCTGGGCAATTCCGCGTCGGGCGACCACGGTCATCGCATGCGTCGAACATGTGGAGACGATTGCGGCGGCAGGACGTGGAGATGCCGAAGGGGTACTGGCGCATGCCACGTCGATCAACCCGGTCGGCGAGTTCACCGCACACGCGTGGATGGCGATCTCGGTGGCCCTCGACGTGGTGGATGCCGCGGTTCGGCTGCGGAGACCTGATCTTGCACGCGCACATGTCGATGCGATGGATCGCATCGAGTACGGACGGTTGTCGCCGCGGATGGCCATGATCCACCTGGTGGCCCGTGCGCTGGTCGCCGACGATGAGAACGCCCGCATGCTCTACCGGCAGGCGCTGTCGGTCCCGGGCGCCGCTACCTGGCGATTCGACCACGCCCGAGCCCAACTCATGTTCGGCGCACACCTGCGCCGTCATCACGAGGCGGTGGCGTCCCGGCCTCTGCTCACCGAGGCGCTCACGACATTCGACGACCTCGAGGCCCGACCGTGGTCGGCCCGGGCACGAACGGAACTCGCGGCCTCGGGGCCGGCCGAGTGTTGGTGA
- a CDS encoding helix-turn-helix transcriptional regulator: protein MTDVMARSLTPQERHIAELAAQGMSNKKIGERLAISHRTVGNHLHRVYAKLGVASRGGLRDALRVPSPGQRDDAVGSERIS from the coding sequence GTGACCGACGTGATGGCTCGGTCGCTGACGCCGCAGGAACGGCATATCGCGGAGCTGGCAGCCCAAGGTATGAGCAACAAGAAGATCGGCGAGCGACTCGCGATCTCCCATCGCACCGTCGGCAACCATCTCCACCGGGTGTACGCCAAGTTGGGCGTGGCCTCCCGCGGCGGTCTGCGCGACGCGCTACGCGTGCCGAGCCCCGGGCAGCGCGACGATGCTGTCGGATCGGAGCGAATCTCGTAG
- a CDS encoding LuxR family transcriptional regulator codes for MVDHAAHLHGRDEIMSAIGAFVTARTGGSALIVGADGSGKSSLVRVAESLADNAGIAVVRVSADSRTGPSPVLRCIVDATDGAFDELDPPRRRVLQIALGDTEGVRPSPLVLSAALLDLIRRRTRRGPLLITVDDAHLIDRDGAEILASVTRRLRAEPVALLAAAPAGEGVFAERFVDHTWRLPPLSAPAAHQLLRDRLPMLSGAARSHVVETTPGNPRTLIEQGTAELSRQDAAVAHTRTQPNGLRDTATTTDHHGVARLLDGVAVRAMRRGDARAASFVLERAVDMSADPSSRARRLAAAACLTADVTGDLPALGRLLDQALRADPGAAHSLEAVIAASYVALRGSDGIADVHRRLVQAIGDRRDEIGHWVFEEALWALYLLCWFGNQREHWHDFRAVVEADIARAPSWAVLAARLESRSTFDDADLDAQADRLIENLAFTTDPSAVVRIAFVTRGRDRRFWWRSALQRLWADEDSPFASVIYAGAMLAADGLSSGNWKAVDQITHRALKLCATQDYRMYAESWLRHSQALLAAYRGEQQVAQSTVIGLQEWADDRGAAALYWRALHCRAVIALGAGQARRAHRLLRMIPGTDGFGAVIAFDDRTALDFAEAAVLAGTPDDIESIRTIVAVHPVDDRPAADRRTLLYAGALAIISDDDRYYERAVSIPEADRWPFDLARIQLSRGRFLRAQGATAQARTALRAAAVTFRYLGAEPWLAQTHAELGRLGTFDEGHRLVHNDSQVSPIGRRVAELAATGLSNRQIGAVLHMSPSTVGSHLSRVYAAIGVHSRAGLRDSLRSDSIVALPGARHA; via the coding sequence ATGGTTGACCACGCCGCTCACCTGCATGGACGTGACGAGATCATGTCCGCGATCGGCGCTTTCGTCACGGCGCGGACGGGCGGGTCGGCGCTCATCGTGGGCGCGGACGGATCGGGCAAGAGCAGCCTCGTGCGGGTCGCCGAATCGCTGGCCGACAACGCCGGGATCGCCGTGGTCAGGGTCAGCGCCGATTCCCGGACCGGGCCGTCGCCGGTCCTGCGCTGCATCGTCGACGCCACCGACGGGGCCTTCGACGAGCTCGATCCCCCTCGCCGACGCGTCCTGCAGATCGCACTCGGCGATACGGAGGGCGTACGCCCGTCACCGTTGGTCCTATCGGCCGCGCTGCTCGACCTCATCCGTCGGCGGACGCGTCGTGGTCCCCTGCTGATCACGGTCGACGACGCCCACCTCATCGATCGCGACGGCGCCGAGATCCTGGCCTCCGTCACGCGACGACTACGCGCCGAGCCGGTCGCTCTCCTGGCAGCGGCACCGGCGGGTGAGGGTGTGTTCGCCGAGCGGTTCGTCGACCACACCTGGCGCCTGCCCCCGCTGTCCGCCCCTGCCGCACACCAGTTGTTGCGCGACCGACTCCCGATGCTGTCCGGCGCGGCGCGATCGCATGTCGTCGAGACGACCCCCGGCAATCCGCGCACCCTCATCGAACAAGGAACGGCCGAACTCTCGCGTCAGGACGCGGCAGTCGCACACACCCGCACCCAACCCAACGGTCTCCGGGACACCGCCACCACCACTGATCATCATGGTGTCGCACGCCTTCTCGACGGCGTCGCGGTCCGGGCGATGCGGCGCGGTGATGCCCGCGCCGCCTCATTCGTGCTCGAGCGCGCCGTCGACATGTCGGCCGATCCCTCGTCGCGCGCACGACGGCTGGCGGCCGCTGCATGTCTCACCGCCGACGTCACCGGAGACCTGCCCGCCCTCGGACGCCTCCTCGACCAGGCACTGCGCGCGGACCCCGGCGCGGCGCACTCGTTGGAGGCCGTCATCGCCGCATCGTATGTGGCACTTCGTGGTAGCGACGGGATCGCCGACGTCCACCGACGACTCGTGCAGGCCATCGGAGATCGCAGGGACGAGATCGGACACTGGGTGTTCGAGGAGGCCCTGTGGGCGTTGTATCTGTTGTGCTGGTTCGGCAATCAACGCGAACACTGGCACGACTTCCGCGCCGTGGTCGAGGCCGACATCGCCCGGGCGCCCTCCTGGGCGGTACTCGCCGCACGGTTGGAGTCCCGCTCCACATTCGACGACGCTGACCTCGATGCCCAGGCCGACCGGTTGATCGAGAACCTGGCCTTCACGACGGATCCGTCCGCGGTGGTGCGGATCGCCTTCGTCACCCGCGGCCGTGACCGTCGCTTCTGGTGGCGCAGCGCCTTGCAGCGATTGTGGGCCGATGAGGACAGCCCGTTCGCCTCGGTCATCTATGCGGGCGCCATGCTCGCCGCCGACGGCCTGAGTTCCGGAAACTGGAAGGCCGTCGACCAGATAACCCATCGCGCATTGAAACTCTGTGCGACACAAGATTATCGGATGTACGCCGAATCCTGGCTCCGTCATTCGCAGGCATTGCTCGCCGCATATCGCGGCGAGCAACAGGTAGCGCAATCGACCGTGATCGGCCTTCAGGAGTGGGCCGATGACCGCGGCGCCGCGGCACTGTATTGGCGGGCCCTGCACTGTCGCGCCGTGATCGCACTCGGCGCAGGTCAGGCACGTCGGGCCCATCGGCTCCTGCGCATGATTCCCGGCACCGACGGTTTCGGTGCGGTGATCGCCTTCGATGACCGCACCGCCCTGGACTTCGCGGAGGCGGCCGTGCTGGCCGGCACGCCCGACGACATCGAGTCGATCCGGACCATCGTCGCTGTGCATCCCGTGGACGATCGTCCCGCAGCAGATCGTCGAACATTGCTGTACGCGGGTGCGCTCGCCATCATCTCCGACGACGACCGGTATTACGAACGCGCAGTTTCCATCCCGGAGGCCGACCGATGGCCGTTCGACCTCGCGCGTATCCAGCTGAGCCGTGGACGATTCCTGCGGGCTCAGGGAGCCACCGCGCAGGCGCGCACGGCCCTCCGCGCCGCCGCCGTGACATTCCGCTACCTCGGCGCGGAACCATGGCTCGCCCAGACACATGCCGAACTGGGACGTCTGGGGACATTCGACGAGGGACACCGACTCGTGCACAACGACTCTCAGGTCAGCCCGATCGGACGCCGGGTCGCCGAGCTTGCCGCCACCGGGCTGTCCAACCGTCAGATCGGCGCCGTCCTGCACATGTCTCCGAGCACCGTCGGCTCACACCTGTCCCGCGTCTATGCGGCGATCGGCGTCCATTCCCGTGCCGGACTACGAGATTCGCTCCGATCCGACAGCATCGTCGCGCTGCCCGGGGCTCGGCACGCGTAG
- a CDS encoding TIGR03857 family LLM class F420-dependent oxidoreductase, which yields MSDPRVLDELGYYLLAGAGGEGPATLMDETRDGEALGLGTAFISERWNVKEASSLVGAACAVSDRMQIATAATNHNTRHPLITASWATTMHRLSGGRFTLGLGRGIAAMYQAFGVPAVTTAQMEDFAQVMRRLWHGELIFNHEGPIGKYDLLYLDSDFDEDIRLALVAFGPQTLALGGREFDDVILHTFFTPETLQRSVKTVKQAAEQAGRDPDSVRVWSCFATVGDHLPEELRLKKTVARLATYLQGYGDLLVRTNDWDPAVLQRFRDDSVVQSIAGGIDHKASAEQIEHIATLLPAEWLEPAATGSPEQCAARIRDEFGYGADALIMHGATPTELEPVVAAYRAGGE from the coding sequence GTGAGTGATCCGCGCGTACTGGACGAACTGGGCTACTACCTGTTGGCCGGCGCCGGCGGCGAGGGACCGGCCACCCTGATGGACGAGACGCGCGACGGTGAGGCGCTCGGGCTGGGGACGGCCTTCATCTCCGAACGCTGGAACGTCAAGGAGGCCTCGTCACTGGTCGGCGCCGCATGTGCGGTCAGTGATCGCATGCAGATCGCCACGGCGGCAACCAATCACAACACTCGCCATCCGCTCATCACCGCGTCGTGGGCGACCACCATGCACCGCCTCTCCGGCGGTCGGTTCACGCTCGGGCTCGGTCGTGGTATCGCTGCCATGTACCAGGCGTTCGGCGTGCCTGCCGTCACCACGGCGCAGATGGAGGATTTCGCGCAGGTGATGCGGCGACTGTGGCATGGCGAGCTCATCTTCAACCACGAGGGTCCCATCGGGAAATACGATCTGCTGTACCTGGACTCGGACTTCGACGAGGACATTCGGCTGGCGCTGGTGGCCTTCGGTCCGCAGACTCTCGCCCTCGGTGGCCGCGAGTTCGACGACGTCATCCTGCACACTTTTTTCACTCCGGAAACGTTGCAGCGCAGTGTGAAAACGGTCAAGCAGGCGGCCGAGCAGGCGGGCCGTGACCCGGACAGTGTGCGCGTCTGGTCGTGCTTCGCCACCGTCGGGGATCATCTGCCCGAAGAGTTGCGATTGAAGAAGACGGTGGCGCGGCTGGCCACGTACCTACAGGGCTACGGCGACCTGTTGGTGAGGACCAATGATTGGGATCCGGCCGTGCTGCAGCGCTTTCGGGACGATTCGGTGGTGCAGTCGATCGCCGGCGGAATCGATCACAAGGCGAGCGCGGAACAGATCGAGCACATCGCGACGCTCCTGCCCGCCGAATGGCTCGAACCCGCGGCGACGGGGTCACCGGAGCAATGCGCCGCCCGGATCCGCGACGAGTTCGGATACGGCGCCGACGCGCTGATCATGCACGGCGCCACACCCACCGAGCTCGAACCGGTGGTGGCCGCTTATCGAGCGGGAGGCGAGTGA